The Mycolicibacterium boenickei genome has a segment encoding these proteins:
- a CDS encoding ABC transporter permease — MTTSYVAQDDLPTEDMSTQAGRPEPQQRKIRLGNSAISMVSTLALIVGFLVLAELGARTGLWSDRILPAPSVILSELGRLLGEGQFWKDAARTGIEVAFSILFGSLLGFAAGLTFWKLPAVGRIFEPYLVSFYAVPLVLFYPVMIVIVGINATSVIILATIMAAIPMALNTAVGLNTMPPVYMKLARSLKASPRQTLFAIAIPAAGPYIVAGLRLAVVYALIGTIAMEFTTAQAGLGYRIRYLYEIFNNNEMFAYIAVVLVLSCILTALLAAVERILLRGRNR, encoded by the coding sequence GTGACGACTTCATATGTCGCACAGGATGACCTGCCAACCGAAGACATGAGTACCCAAGCGGGCCGTCCGGAGCCGCAGCAGCGCAAGATCCGGTTGGGCAACTCGGCGATCAGTATGGTCTCGACACTCGCGCTCATCGTCGGATTCCTAGTGCTCGCAGAGTTGGGCGCCCGGACCGGGCTGTGGAGCGACCGCATTCTGCCCGCGCCTTCGGTGATTCTGTCCGAGCTCGGCCGTCTCCTCGGCGAAGGGCAGTTCTGGAAGGACGCGGCCCGGACGGGTATCGAGGTGGCGTTCTCGATTCTGTTCGGCAGCCTGCTGGGTTTCGCGGCCGGCCTGACCTTCTGGAAGCTGCCTGCCGTCGGGCGCATCTTCGAGCCGTACCTGGTGTCGTTCTACGCGGTGCCGCTTGTGCTGTTCTATCCGGTGATGATCGTGATCGTCGGGATCAACGCGACGTCGGTGATCATCCTGGCGACCATCATGGCGGCCATTCCGATGGCGCTGAACACGGCGGTCGGGCTCAACACGATGCCGCCGGTGTACATGAAACTGGCCCGCTCACTGAAGGCCTCGCCCCGGCAGACCCTTTTCGCGATCGCCATCCCGGCGGCCGGACCGTACATCGTGGCGGGCCTGCGCCTGGCCGTCGTCTACGCGTTGATCGGAACCATCGCGATGGAGTTCACCACCGCGCAGGCCGGCCTGGGCTACCGGATCCGGTACCTCTACGAGATTTTCAACAACAACGAGATGTTCGCCTACATCGCGGTCGTGCTGGTGCTGTCCTGCATCCTCACGGCCCTGCTGGCCGCGGTGGAACGCATTCTGCTGCGTGGGAGGAACCGATGA
- a CDS encoding LLM class flavin-dependent oxidoreductase: MLSKGVGLFPTEPVGTMCEYVRLSESLGYDNVWFGDSQNIWRESSTVMGAAAVGTERIIFGTGVTNAVTRHQSLLASTWATLAEYTGGRVALGIGTGDSSLRTMGLKPLKLAELEQSIRELRALFRGEKVAEPTSGAEYHLNYLTGPMDIPIYIAASAPKILRMSGRIADGVIVLVGTAPNFIEAALQTIEAGAAESGRSLDDIHVVLWTPTAIDEDRTKARDLVRAHVSRVAIRPLPAKVEPALEKAIDRIRDSYDYYQHMNPEASHADLVPDELVDLFALAGTPDECAQRLKEIESLGVDQVSIVPFVRPGESRAPTIRTFARIVDGRG, encoded by the coding sequence GTGCTGAGTAAGGGAGTCGGTCTGTTTCCGACCGAACCGGTGGGCACGATGTGCGAATACGTGCGATTGAGCGAATCGCTCGGTTACGACAACGTCTGGTTCGGGGATTCGCAGAACATCTGGCGAGAGTCCTCCACCGTCATGGGAGCCGCGGCCGTCGGAACCGAACGCATCATCTTCGGCACCGGCGTCACCAATGCGGTGACTCGGCATCAATCCCTACTGGCGTCGACGTGGGCGACCCTGGCCGAATACACCGGTGGCCGGGTGGCGCTGGGCATAGGCACCGGCGACTCGTCTTTGCGGACAATGGGTCTCAAGCCGCTCAAGCTGGCCGAGCTCGAACAGTCGATACGCGAGCTTCGGGCATTGTTCAGGGGGGAGAAGGTGGCGGAGCCGACCAGCGGCGCCGAGTACCACCTCAACTATCTGACCGGTCCGATGGACATTCCGATCTATATCGCCGCCTCCGCCCCGAAGATCCTGCGGATGTCGGGACGCATTGCCGACGGCGTCATCGTGCTGGTCGGCACTGCGCCGAATTTCATCGAGGCGGCGTTGCAGACAATCGAAGCCGGCGCGGCCGAGAGTGGCCGTTCCCTCGATGACATCCACGTGGTTTTGTGGACCCCGACGGCCATCGACGAAGATCGGACCAAGGCGCGGGATCTGGTGCGCGCGCATGTGTCTCGCGTGGCGATCAGACCGCTCCCGGCCAAGGTGGAGCCCGCTCTGGAGAAGGCGATCGATCGGATCCGAGACTCCTACGACTACTACCAGCACATGAATCCCGAGGCCTCGCACGCCGACCTGGTGCCCGACGAGCTGGTCGACCTGTTTGCGCTCGCCGGGACACCTGACGAATGCGCGCAGCGCCTCAAGGAGATCGAATCGCTTGGCGTCGACCAGGTGTCGATCGTGCCGTTCGTGCGACCGGGGGAGAGTCGGGCGCCCACCATCCGCACCTTCGCGCGCATCGTCGACGGCCGTGGCTGA
- a CDS encoding RidA family protein, producing MTVGERLASLGIELLAPARPKGVYFPSRRHGDQLWVSGTTARRPDDPGAVGVVGADVTTEQAAAQARLAALNLVAALDAAVGLDSVTALVHLRGYVRATSDFDSHPGVIDGASELLLEIFGEECGAHARTAIGVASLPGGACVELELVAAVRD from the coding sequence GTGACGGTCGGGGAACGCTTGGCTTCGTTGGGAATCGAGCTGCTGGCGCCGGCGCGGCCGAAGGGGGTCTATTTTCCGAGCCGTCGGCATGGCGACCAATTGTGGGTTTCGGGAACCACCGCACGTCGTCCCGACGATCCCGGCGCAGTGGGTGTGGTCGGCGCTGATGTCACCACTGAGCAGGCAGCGGCCCAGGCGCGGCTGGCTGCCCTCAATCTCGTGGCAGCGCTGGATGCCGCCGTCGGCCTGGATTCGGTCACCGCACTGGTGCACCTGCGTGGATATGTCCGCGCCACTTCGGATTTCGATTCCCATCCCGGGGTGATCGACGGAGCGTCCGAGCTGTTGCTCGAGATATTCGGAGAAGAGTGCGGGGCGCACGCCCGCACCGCGATCGGGGTGGCGTCGTTGCCCGGTGGCGCATGCGTGGAACTCGAACTCGTCGCAGCCGTGCGCGACTGA
- a CDS encoding ABC transporter substrate-binding protein, producing MAWFRKVFAAAGTAVALVAAATACADESTGPESGGADTLSISATGVDSLPFMAILQVGIDKGWFKEQGVNVDLYSGGGGGNTLRVVTSGDADMAIAGNSSVILAAQQPNSNLKVVAPWFQVNDFSWISPPGRKLENATLGFSSAGSSTELIVKGLERKLGVKSQAVGPMGDNWTAAKAGQITAGWAMQPFIADKQASDHAEVLVDSRDVVGDLPADLVAVNAEYAQQNPDNVRAFFTVADRLNDWLVANPGEAADEIAPLVGVSPEVMRAAFAGNPDLAKGYSLKVDAEGLKNLSELMVGAGQIPEQIDWAAMLDQQYLPDDAQTDI from the coding sequence ATGGCCTGGTTTCGTAAAGTGTTCGCCGCGGCGGGTACCGCGGTGGCACTCGTCGCGGCAGCGACCGCGTGTGCCGACGAATCGACAGGTCCGGAAAGTGGCGGTGCGGATACGCTGAGCATCTCGGCGACCGGCGTCGACAGTCTGCCCTTCATGGCGATACTGCAGGTCGGAATCGACAAGGGCTGGTTCAAAGAACAGGGTGTCAATGTCGATCTGTATTCAGGTGGCGGCGGCGGCAACACTCTGCGTGTGGTCACCAGCGGTGACGCGGATATGGCGATCGCCGGCAACAGTTCGGTGATTCTCGCGGCGCAGCAACCGAATTCGAACCTCAAGGTGGTTGCGCCCTGGTTCCAGGTCAACGACTTCTCGTGGATCTCGCCACCGGGCCGGAAACTGGAGAACGCCACCCTCGGGTTCAGTTCCGCGGGCTCGTCCACCGAGCTGATCGTCAAGGGCCTGGAGCGCAAGCTCGGGGTCAAGTCGCAAGCGGTGGGACCGATGGGCGACAACTGGACCGCTGCCAAGGCTGGTCAGATCACCGCGGGTTGGGCCATGCAGCCGTTCATCGCCGACAAGCAGGCGTCCGATCACGCCGAGGTGCTCGTCGATTCCAGGGACGTGGTGGGCGACCTGCCTGCCGACCTGGTGGCGGTGAATGCCGAATATGCCCAACAGAATCCCGATAACGTGCGCGCGTTCTTCACCGTCGCCGATCGACTGAACGACTGGCTGGTGGCCAATCCCGGTGAGGCGGCCGATGAGATCGCCCCTCTGGTCGGAGTGTCGCCCGAAGTGATGAGGGCAGCGTTCGCCGGCAATCCCGATCTTGCCAAGGGGTATTCCCTGAAAGTCGACGCGGAGGGGTTGAAGAATCTGTCCGAGCTGATGGTCGGCGCCGGGCAGATCCCGGAGCAGATCGATTGGGCCGCAATGCTTGATCAGCAGTACCTGCCCGACGACGCGCAGACCGACATCTGA
- a CDS encoding ABC transporter permease, translating into MTSTLQSPAGHHASPARTMPQRLRAVLGNQAVGATLLALVVVVVWEIFSALTFVIPSPVETFRVLVHNLADPGYLFDLRVTAQSVFLAFVIGTAVGGALGLVLGLSQRLRVMFEPMLIVLNGIPKIVLYPVLLPIFSLSGSKIVMGVLFALFPVLINVTTGVQEIPRVYWKLVRSVRANAWQTLVHIIIPAIRRPLLTGIRLAVSLAVVGVVLSEFFATRRGLGRVVLQAYSHGDYPSMVATIMLLITISFGISIALWQWEKRLH; encoded by the coding sequence ATGACCTCGACCCTGCAGTCACCCGCCGGACACCATGCGTCGCCCGCGCGAACTATGCCGCAGCGACTCCGCGCCGTCCTCGGCAACCAGGCAGTCGGGGCGACCCTGCTGGCACTCGTGGTGGTCGTCGTCTGGGAGATCTTCTCGGCGTTGACGTTCGTGATTCCCTCGCCGGTCGAGACCTTCCGGGTACTCGTCCACAATCTTGCCGATCCCGGGTATCTGTTCGATCTGCGGGTCACGGCACAGTCGGTGTTCCTGGCGTTCGTGATCGGCACGGCAGTCGGTGGGGCGCTGGGTCTGGTGCTCGGCTTGTCCCAGCGGTTGCGCGTGATGTTCGAGCCGATGCTGATCGTGCTGAACGGAATTCCCAAGATCGTGCTGTACCCGGTACTGCTGCCGATCTTCAGCCTGTCTGGCTCCAAGATCGTGATGGGGGTGCTGTTCGCACTGTTCCCGGTATTGATCAACGTGACCACCGGCGTGCAGGAAATCCCGCGGGTGTACTGGAAACTGGTTCGGTCGGTGCGGGCCAACGCCTGGCAGACCTTGGTGCACATCATCATCCCGGCGATCCGGCGGCCGCTGCTGACCGGAATCCGGCTGGCGGTGAGCCTCGCGGTTGTCGGGGTGGTGCTGTCGGAGTTCTTCGCGACCAGACGAGGTCTCGGCCGGGTGGTACTGCAGGCCTACAGTCACGGCGACTACCCGTCCATGGTGGCCACCATCATGTTGCTGATCACCATCTCGTTCGGTATCTCGATTGCGCTCTGGCAGTGGGAGAAACGACTTCATTGA
- a CDS encoding SRPBCC family protein has product MQLVNEFSVDAPLDIAWAALTDVPRVVECIPGATLESHDGDDYRANVAIKVGPVGLTLAGTATVIRRDDSTHEMAVRGQARDRKGNGSAEATVTMSACERGGHTDVTVRTDLELGGRIAQFGSGVISQVSNRIIGQFVRRLNGMIVGSAGPQGAAAEAIPTPRQAEFAENDWCSILLTTLAGIALGLAIGRTTARRI; this is encoded by the coding sequence ATGCAGCTAGTCAACGAGTTCTCCGTCGATGCCCCGCTCGACATCGCCTGGGCGGCACTGACGGACGTGCCCCGCGTGGTCGAATGCATCCCTGGCGCAACGCTGGAGAGCCACGACGGCGACGACTACCGCGCCAACGTCGCCATCAAGGTGGGCCCGGTCGGACTCACCCTCGCCGGCACGGCGACCGTGATCCGTCGCGACGACAGCACGCATGAGATGGCGGTGCGCGGACAGGCCCGTGACCGGAAAGGGAACGGCTCGGCGGAAGCCACAGTCACCATGTCAGCCTGCGAACGGGGCGGCCACACCGACGTCACGGTACGGACCGACCTCGAACTGGGCGGCCGCATCGCCCAGTTCGGCAGCGGAGTCATCTCTCAGGTCAGCAACCGCATCATCGGTCAGTTCGTCCGCAGGCTCAACGGAATGATTGTTGGGTCAGCCGGGCCCCAGGGCGCGGCCGCCGAGGCGATCCCTACCCCACGACAGGCTGAGTTCGCCGAAAATGACTGGTGTTCAATCCTGTTGACCACCTTGGCCGGGATCGCGCTGGGCCTTGCGATCGGACGCACCACCGCGCGACGGATCTGA
- a CDS encoding ABC transporter ATP-binding protein, producing the protein MVFDTPAGKVTAVTDIKQHVPHASFVSIVGPSGCGKSTLLAVISGLQESSTGLVRVAGRPVTGPDPSIGVVFQEDSTLPWRTVEENVAFAMEMIGTDKADRRRRAKEAIELVGLGGFEKSYPSMLSGGMRQRVALARTLAVQPEVVLMDEPFAALDQQTRLFLGAEVRQIWARTKQTIVFVTHDISEAILLSQQVWVMSYRPGSIIDVVDIDLPSERDASMVSTPRFNELQNRIWTSLQAESMRGFRQQEAQKKVAT; encoded by the coding sequence GTGGTCTTCGATACCCCGGCTGGCAAGGTGACAGCGGTAACCGACATCAAACAGCATGTGCCGCATGCCAGTTTCGTGTCCATCGTCGGACCGAGCGGGTGCGGAAAGTCAACCCTGCTGGCCGTGATCTCCGGTCTGCAGGAGTCGTCAACCGGACTGGTGCGCGTCGCCGGGAGGCCCGTCACCGGCCCCGACCCGTCAATCGGTGTGGTGTTTCAGGAAGATTCCACGTTGCCGTGGCGCACGGTCGAGGAGAACGTGGCGTTCGCGATGGAGATGATCGGTACCGACAAGGCCGATCGCCGGCGGCGGGCGAAAGAGGCGATCGAACTGGTCGGACTCGGCGGCTTCGAAAAATCGTATCCCTCCATGCTTTCCGGGGGCATGCGGCAGCGGGTCGCGCTCGCGCGGACCTTGGCGGTTCAGCCGGAAGTGGTGCTGATGGATGAGCCCTTCGCGGCGCTCGACCAGCAGACCCGCTTGTTTCTCGGTGCCGAGGTGCGACAGATCTGGGCGAGAACCAAACAGACCATCGTGTTCGTCACCCATGACATTTCCGAGGCGATTCTGCTCTCCCAACAGGTTTGGGTGATGTCGTACCGGCCTGGATCGATCATCGATGTCGTCGACATCGACCTACCCTCCGAGCGTGACGCGAGCATGGTCTCCACCCCGCGATTCAACGAACTGCAGAACCGGATCTGGACGTCACTGCAAGCCGAATCCATGCGCGGGTTCAGACAGCAGGAAGCCCAGAAGAAGGTGGCTACGTGA
- a CDS encoding xanthine dehydrogenase family protein molybdopterin-binding subunit, with amino-acid sequence MTANSSAQGHIGSSVRRREDERLLGGHGQFVADCAAGAHHVVFLRSAQPHARIIRLDASVAEQMPGVIGVYTADDLGLCGVPIPSLTTPDPDFTAATSCVLAEQRLPILAHDRVHYAGQPVAVVVAEDRYRAEDALEAVEVDYEPLPVVTDPFSALEAGCPPLFEHLDSNEAARLHYSFGDVESGFASAATVVSGTYRMNRHGAVPLECRGVLAQFDSRLQRVEVTTSTQVPHMVRNAICAVTGWSRQDVKVAVPDVGGGFGTKANVYGEEILLALLARRTGHRLIWIEDRQEHLLASAQGRDQVHRTRLAVDRDGHILAWADDFVVDIGAGSLWVAGIIANTAIHLLGPYRIPAAQISGRAALTNKTLVAQYRGAGRPEATFALERSLDAAAREIGLSTDEIRRRNLLTHADMPYPRPIPYRDGVPIRYDGRDYRACLESVLDALPRSESASCAVEFPQYHIGYGVSSYLEATGRGPHETARIRLLPDGRFEVTAGAASAGQGHETVFAQVAAEALAVPFDRVHYVPGDTDRLPDGVGTFASRSAILAGSAVHKAACTLIELATERVAALSNARRGDVQYAGGRFHVARDYSIDWVELARAAAVGGEQESSGALDVTAVHRVSTVTWTMGVHAAIVGVHRRTGIVKVLRYAVSHEGGREINPRIVEGQIIGGVAQGVGGALFEQWKYSETGQPQSTTFAAYHLPLTTDMPMVRVRHLHADTPANPIGVRGAGESGTIAVYAVLAGAVDDALGGRIEIDSTPICTAHLFRALDRQAS; translated from the coding sequence TTGACCGCGAACTCATCGGCGCAGGGGCACATCGGTAGCTCGGTCCGGCGTCGCGAAGACGAGCGCCTACTCGGCGGCCACGGTCAGTTCGTGGCCGACTGTGCGGCGGGTGCGCATCACGTCGTGTTCCTGCGGTCGGCTCAACCGCACGCGAGGATCATCCGGCTCGACGCGTCGGTGGCCGAGCAGATGCCGGGTGTGATCGGTGTCTACACCGCCGATGACCTGGGTCTGTGTGGTGTCCCCATCCCGTCACTGACCACTCCCGATCCGGACTTCACCGCTGCCACGTCGTGTGTGTTGGCCGAGCAGCGGCTGCCGATCCTGGCCCACGACCGCGTGCACTACGCCGGACAGCCGGTGGCTGTGGTGGTCGCCGAGGATCGCTATCGGGCCGAAGACGCGCTGGAGGCCGTCGAGGTCGACTATGAGCCGCTGCCGGTGGTGACCGATCCGTTCAGCGCTCTCGAGGCCGGCTGCCCGCCGTTGTTCGAACATCTCGACAGCAACGAGGCGGCGCGGTTGCACTATTCGTTCGGCGATGTCGAGAGCGGGTTCGCTTCGGCCGCAACGGTGGTCAGCGGTACCTACCGGATGAACCGGCACGGGGCGGTCCCCCTGGAATGCCGAGGCGTGCTGGCGCAGTTCGACTCTCGGCTGCAGCGGGTGGAGGTGACCACCTCGACTCAGGTTCCGCACATGGTGCGCAACGCGATCTGCGCGGTGACCGGCTGGTCGCGCCAGGATGTCAAGGTCGCGGTTCCCGACGTGGGCGGTGGGTTCGGTACGAAGGCCAACGTGTACGGCGAAGAGATCCTGCTGGCACTGTTGGCCCGCCGCACCGGCCACCGGTTGATCTGGATCGAGGATCGCCAGGAACATCTGCTGGCCAGCGCGCAGGGCCGCGATCAGGTGCACCGCACCAGGCTTGCCGTCGACCGCGACGGCCACATCCTGGCCTGGGCAGACGATTTCGTCGTCGACATCGGGGCCGGAAGCCTCTGGGTGGCCGGCATCATCGCCAACACCGCGATCCACCTCCTCGGCCCGTATCGGATACCGGCCGCACAGATCTCCGGTCGCGCAGCGCTGACCAACAAGACGTTGGTCGCCCAGTATCGCGGTGCCGGCCGGCCCGAGGCGACGTTCGCCCTGGAGCGCAGCCTCGACGCCGCAGCCCGGGAGATCGGCCTCAGTACCGACGAGATCCGGCGGCGCAACCTCCTGACCCATGCGGACATGCCGTACCCCCGGCCGATTCCGTACCGTGACGGGGTCCCGATCAGGTACGACGGGCGCGACTATCGGGCCTGTCTCGAATCGGTGCTCGACGCGCTGCCGCGGAGCGAATCAGCCTCCTGCGCAGTCGAGTTCCCGCAGTACCACATCGGGTACGGCGTCTCGTCCTATCTGGAGGCCACCGGCCGCGGCCCGCACGAGACCGCGCGGATACGCCTGCTGCCCGACGGCCGGTTCGAGGTCACCGCTGGAGCGGCGTCGGCCGGTCAGGGGCATGAGACGGTGTTCGCGCAGGTTGCCGCCGAGGCTTTGGCGGTGCCGTTCGACCGGGTGCATTACGTGCCGGGGGACACCGATCGGCTGCCCGACGGCGTCGGCACCTTCGCCAGCCGTTCGGCGATTCTCGCCGGCTCAGCGGTACACAAAGCCGCCTGCACCCTGATCGAGCTGGCCACCGAGCGGGTGGCAGCCCTGTCCAACGCACGACGCGGCGACGTCCAATACGCCGGTGGGCGGTTTCACGTCGCCAGGGACTATTCGATCGACTGGGTGGAACTCGCGAGGGCCGCCGCGGTGGGGGGCGAGCAGGAGAGCAGTGGTGCTCTCGATGTCACTGCGGTACATCGGGTTTCGACGGTGACCTGGACGATGGGTGTGCACGCTGCGATCGTCGGCGTGCACCGGCGGACCGGAATCGTCAAGGTGCTGCGGTATGCGGTGTCGCACGAGGGCGGTCGTGAGATCAATCCGAGAATCGTCGAAGGACAGATCATCGGCGGTGTCGCTCAGGGGGTCGGCGGGGCGCTGTTCGAGCAGTGGAAGTACTCGGAAACCGGTCAGCCGCAATCGACCACGTTCGCCGCCTACCACCTGCCGTTGACGACAGACATGCCGATGGTGCGGGTACGGCATCTGCATGCCGACACCCCGGCGAACCCGATCGGGGTTCGCGGGGCGGGGGAGAGCGGAACCATCGCCGTGTACGCCGTTCTCGCCGGGGCGGTCGACGATGCACTCGGTGGACGGATCGAGATCGACAGCACGCCGATCTGCACGGCACATCTGTTCCGAGCCCTTGACCGGCAGGCATCGTGA